Proteins encoded by one window of Sphaerodactylus townsendi isolate TG3544 linkage group LG04, MPM_Stown_v2.3, whole genome shotgun sequence:
- the SH3BGR gene encoding SH3 domain-binding glutamic acid-rich protein isoform X1 produces MVIKVFIATSSGSTAIKKKQQEVVGFLAANKIDFKELDIACDEDNRKWMRENVPGEKKPQNGIPLPPQIFNEEQYCGDFDSFFSAKEENIIYSFLGLAPPSGSKEGWIAEETVPNGEVSEEHKTEEDTEISEIVEENAEHTEDNAEVVADSTEEPTEEQQEEEEEEEEEEEEES; encoded by the exons ATTAAGAAAAAACAGCAAGAGGTGGTAGGCTTTTTAGCAGCCAACAAGATTGATTTCAAGGAACTGGACATAGCCTGTGATGAAGACAACAGGAAATGGATGAGGGAGAATGTTCCAGGTGAAAAGAAACCACAAAATggaatccccctccctccccaaatcttcaacGAAGAACAGTATTGTGGG GACTTTGACTCCTTTTTCTCTGCgaaagaagaaaatattatttattcattcctaGGTCTTGCTCCTCCGTCAGGATCAAAG GAAGGGTGGATTGCTGAGGAAACTGTGCCAAATGGTGAAGTTTCAGAAGAGCACAAAACTGAAGAA GACACCGAAATATCTGAAATTGTCGAAGAGAACGCAGAGCACACAGAAGACAACGCAGAAGTAGTTGCTGATTCTACTGAAGAACCAACAGAAGAACAGCAG gaagaggaagaagaggaggaggaggaggaggaagaagaatcttag
- the SH3BGR gene encoding SH3 domain-binding glutamic acid-rich protein isoform X2, which translates to MRENVPGEKKPQNGIPLPPQIFNEEQYCGDFDSFFSAKEENIIYSFLGLAPPSGSKEGWIAEETVPNGEVSEEHKTEEDTEISEIVEENAEHTEDNAEVVADSTEEPTEEQQEEEEEEEEEEEEES; encoded by the exons ATGAGGGAGAATGTTCCAGGTGAAAAGAAACCACAAAATggaatccccctccctccccaaatcttcaacGAAGAACAGTATTGTGGG GACTTTGACTCCTTTTTCTCTGCgaaagaagaaaatattatttattcattcctaGGTCTTGCTCCTCCGTCAGGATCAAAG GAAGGGTGGATTGCTGAGGAAACTGTGCCAAATGGTGAAGTTTCAGAAGAGCACAAAACTGAAGAA GACACCGAAATATCTGAAATTGTCGAAGAGAACGCAGAGCACACAGAAGACAACGCAGAAGTAGTTGCTGATTCTACTGAAGAACCAACAGAAGAACAGCAG gaagaggaagaagaggaggaggaggaggaggaagaagaatcttag